From Actinoplanes oblitus, a single genomic window includes:
- a CDS encoding glutaredoxin family protein — MTRITLISRDGCHLCEVAEQTLDRIAPGDWTRVDVDSSIELQRDYDDRVPVILLDGKEHGYWRVEEARLLRDLARQPGEPHL, encoded by the coding sequence TTGACCCGCATCACCTTGATCAGCCGGGACGGCTGCCACCTGTGCGAGGTGGCCGAGCAGACGCTGGACCGGATCGCGCCCGGCGACTGGACCCGGGTGGACGTGGACTCGTCGATCGAGTTGCAGCGCGACTACGACGACCGGGTGCCGGTGATCCTGCTGGACGGCAAGGAGCACGGGTACTGGCGGGTCGAGGAGGCCCGCCTGCTCCGGGATTTGGCTCGACAGCCCGGTGAGCCGCACCTGTAA
- a CDS encoding NAD-dependent epimerase/dehydratase family protein has translation MVTSPPSVVVVTGVSRYLGARVAARLAADPRIDRVVGLDPHDPPARLLGLLDGVERIRADARAATEAIAELGAEAVVHLAVASVPDQAHGGRAGMKEQNVIGTMQVLAAAQAAPRLRKLVVRSSTAAYGASFRDPAVFTEDTEPRAVPRGPFARDILDIEGYVRGFRRRRPEVAATVLRFAPMISSSAETSLTRYFAQPLVPTVLGRDARLQFVHVDDALEVLHRSVTEDHPGTYNVAGAGVLMLSQAVRRAGRIALPLPESGLSTAAALARQLGVEQIGLDQIDLFVHGRVVDTSRLIREFGFTPRTTAVAFEEFIQAHAAGSSLTADRLAAAEQAILDGIRRVRATADATPAGSDRS, from the coding sequence GTGGTGACCTCACCGCCCAGCGTTGTCGTGGTCACCGGAGTCAGCCGATACCTCGGCGCTCGGGTGGCCGCCCGCCTTGCCGCAGATCCCCGGATCGACCGTGTCGTCGGCCTGGATCCGCATGACCCGCCAGCACGCCTGCTCGGCTTGCTGGATGGGGTGGAGCGAATCCGGGCCGACGCGCGCGCGGCCACCGAGGCCATCGCCGAGCTCGGCGCCGAGGCGGTCGTGCACCTGGCCGTGGCCAGCGTCCCCGACCAGGCCCACGGCGGCCGCGCCGGGATGAAAGAACAGAACGTCATCGGCACCATGCAGGTGCTCGCCGCCGCCCAGGCCGCGCCGCGACTGCGCAAACTGGTGGTGCGGTCGTCGACTGCCGCCTACGGCGCCTCGTTCCGCGACCCCGCCGTCTTCACCGAGGACACCGAGCCGCGGGCGGTCCCGCGCGGCCCGTTCGCCCGGGACATCCTCGACATCGAGGGTTACGTGCGCGGGTTCCGCCGCCGCCGTCCCGAGGTCGCGGCCACCGTGCTCCGGTTCGCCCCGATGATCAGCTCCTCCGCCGAGACGTCGCTGACCCGCTACTTCGCCCAGCCGCTGGTGCCCACCGTGCTCGGCCGCGACGCCCGCCTGCAGTTCGTCCACGTGGACGACGCGCTCGAGGTGCTGCACCGGTCGGTCACCGAGGACCACCCGGGCACCTACAACGTCGCCGGCGCCGGCGTCCTGATGCTGTCCCAGGCGGTTCGCCGGGCCGGCCGGATCGCCCTGCCGCTGCCCGAGAGCGGGCTGTCCACCGCCGCCGCCCTCGCCCGTCAGCTGGGCGTCGAGCAGATCGGCCTGGACCAGATCGACCTCTTCGTGCACGGCCGGGTGGTCGACACCAGCCGGCTGATCCGTGAGTTCGGCTTCACCCCGCGCACCACCGCCGTCGCGTTCGAGGAGTTCATCCAGGCGCACGCGGCCGGCTCCTCGCTCACCGCCGACCGGCTCGCCGCCGCCGAGCAGGCGATCCTGGACGGCATCCGGCGGGTGCGGGCGACTGCCGACGCCACCCCCGCCGGGAGTGACCGCTCGTGA
- a CDS encoding redox-sensing transcriptional repressor Rex: MSQQRHGSTPGDAGGVPAFPDLPEATIARLPEYLRALHHLAEAGAETVSSEGLAAAAGVNSAKLRKDLSHLGSYGTRGVGYDVALLVDQIEYILGLDENRAVCLVGVGNLGHALAGYAGFASRGFRVVALFDADRKKVGEVINGLTVRHIGELERVAAEESIAIGVIATPPGSAQAVADVLVAAGVTSILNFAPCVLAVPPNVDVRKVDLAIELQILSFHEHRKASLTALPGGGGDATGDQEAVGS; encoded by the coding sequence ATGAGTCAGCAGCGTCACGGAAGCACGCCCGGCGATGCCGGTGGCGTCCCGGCCTTCCCGGACCTCCCGGAGGCGACGATCGCGCGGCTGCCCGAATACCTGCGCGCCCTTCACCATCTGGCCGAGGCCGGCGCGGAAACGGTATCCAGCGAGGGTCTGGCCGCCGCAGCCGGGGTCAACTCCGCGAAACTCCGGAAAGATCTCTCACATCTCGGGTCGTACGGAACCCGCGGCGTCGGGTACGACGTCGCCCTGCTCGTCGACCAGATCGAGTACATCCTCGGGCTGGACGAGAACCGCGCGGTCTGCCTGGTCGGCGTGGGCAACCTGGGCCACGCCCTGGCCGGGTACGCCGGTTTCGCCAGCCGGGGCTTCCGGGTCGTCGCGCTCTTCGACGCCGACCGCAAGAAGGTCGGCGAGGTGATCAACGGGCTGACCGTGCGGCACATCGGCGAGCTGGAGCGGGTCGCCGCCGAGGAGTCCATCGCGATCGGCGTGATCGCCACCCCGCCGGGCTCCGCGCAGGCGGTGGCCGACGTGCTGGTCGCCGCCGGTGTGACCAGCATCCTGAACTTCGCGCCCTGCGTGTTGGCCGTCCCGCCGAACGTCGATGTGCGCAAGGTGGATCTCGCCATCGAGTTGCAGATCCTCTCGTTCCACGAACACCGCAAGGCGTCCCTGACCGCCCTCCCCGGCGGGGGCGGCGACGCCACGGGTGACCAGGAGGCAGTCGGGTCGTGA
- a CDS encoding glutamyl-tRNA reductase: protein MNLLSIGASYRTADVSVLERLVIPEAQVPEILQKLVTQPYVSEAVVVSTCNRVEVYAAVNGFHGGLGDICNVLSQHSGIPANELAGHLYVHYGEAAVQHSFRVSSGLDSMVVGEAQILGQLRDAYHSATESDSAGRLLHELMQQALRVGKRAHAETGIDRAGQSVVTAALEMAADHLGGDLTGRPALVIGAGAMGSLSVATLTRTGVGPLRITNRSADRADRLAEAYGAVAVPIDSLATVLTEVDIVVSATASTTPVLTRELLSTVLDSRGAGNPLVVLDLAVPRDVAPDAAGLPGLIVIDIDGLAAGRRAAPAAAETAAVEQIVTSEVDNFLGWMRGAEIAPTVAALRTRAEEVVSAEMRKLLGRRPEFTEEQRADVSRTLHRVVQQILHSPTVRVRQLAAEPGGDQYAALLRELFDLDVPLATHADAVPEIGGKA, encoded by the coding sequence GTGAATCTCCTCAGCATCGGTGCGTCCTACCGCACCGCCGACGTCTCCGTACTGGAGCGCCTCGTCATCCCCGAGGCCCAGGTCCCGGAGATCCTGCAGAAACTCGTCACGCAGCCGTACGTGAGCGAGGCAGTGGTGGTCTCCACCTGCAACCGCGTCGAGGTGTACGCCGCGGTCAACGGGTTCCACGGCGGCCTCGGCGACATCTGCAACGTGTTGTCCCAGCATTCCGGCATCCCGGCCAACGAGCTGGCCGGTCACCTCTACGTGCACTACGGCGAGGCGGCGGTCCAGCACTCGTTCCGGGTCTCCTCCGGGCTCGACTCGATGGTGGTCGGCGAGGCGCAGATCCTCGGCCAGCTGCGGGACGCGTACCACTCGGCCACCGAGTCCGACTCGGCCGGCCGGCTGCTGCACGAGCTGATGCAGCAGGCGCTGCGGGTCGGCAAGCGGGCGCACGCCGAGACCGGCATCGACCGGGCCGGGCAGAGTGTCGTCACGGCCGCCCTGGAGATGGCCGCCGACCACCTCGGTGGCGACCTGACCGGCCGTCCCGCGCTGGTCATCGGCGCCGGCGCGATGGGCTCGCTGTCGGTCGCCACGCTCACCCGGACCGGGGTCGGCCCGCTGCGGATCACCAACCGCAGCGCCGACCGGGCGGACCGGCTGGCCGAGGCGTACGGCGCGGTCGCCGTGCCGATCGACTCGCTGGCCACGGTTCTCACCGAGGTGGACATCGTGGTCAGCGCGACCGCGTCCACCACGCCGGTGCTGACCCGGGAGTTGCTGAGCACCGTGCTCGACTCCCGTGGCGCGGGGAACCCGCTGGTGGTGCTCGACCTCGCGGTGCCGCGGGACGTCGCCCCGGACGCCGCCGGGCTGCCCGGGCTGATCGTGATCGACATCGACGGGCTGGCCGCCGGTCGCCGGGCCGCCCCGGCCGCCGCCGAGACGGCCGCGGTCGAGCAGATCGTCACCAGTGAGGTGGACAACTTCCTCGGCTGGATGCGCGGCGCGGAGATCGCGCCGACGGTGGCCGCGCTGCGTACCCGCGCGGAGGAGGTGGTCTCCGCCGAGATGCGCAAGCTTCTGGGCCGGCGGCCGGAATTCACCGAGGAGCAACGGGCCGACGTTTCCCGTACCCTGCACCGGGTCGTCCAGCAGATCCTGCACTCGCCGACCGTGCGGGTGCGGCAGCTGGCCGCCGAGCCGGGCGGGGATCAGTACGCCGCTCTGCTCCGCGAGCTGTTCGACCTGGACGTCCCCTTGGCCACGCACGCTGACGCGGTACCGGAGATCGGAGGTAAGGCATGA
- a CDS encoding helix-turn-helix domain-containing protein: MTGPAQTEERLSEVRFLTVAEVATLMRVSKMTVYRLVHGGDLTAVRVGRSFRVPEHAVHEYLRGAFSQTA; the protein is encoded by the coding sequence ATGACGGGTCCAGCCCAGACCGAGGAACGCCTCTCGGAAGTGCGCTTCCTGACCGTAGCCGAGGTGGCCACGCTGATGCGGGTCTCCAAGATGACCGTCTACCGGCTCGTGCACGGTGGTGACCTCACCGCCGTCCGGGTCGGCCGCTCGTTCCGGGTGCCGGAGCACGCGGTACACGAGTATCTGCGCGGCGCGTTCTCGCAGACCGCCTGA
- a CDS encoding DUF5667 domain-containing protein, giving the protein MKFPFLDRRSAERFAEQVDDPGGAGRHHTRGHADDELIELVALSHRLAATRPAGQVDAEFRVGLRAMLVATAERDGIGRTAVEADPEPIAELPERGGRAIFGRRIRTRGAIVLGVAAGAMAVSGISAASESASPGDALYSVKRSTERAQLAIAGSDASRGQLSLDFARNRLTEATTMSGDAAAFRDVLDDMDADTRKGVRLITTSAVSRTDAKQLTTLDTFVADQRSTFEPTLRGLSTPNRERALTSLGLLSEVAQRTEQLRTGLDCEKVVTAGSDDLGPKLRGCGDGAGPADKTPPTGTHSGGDKSSKQSGQNGTQGKPARTGSAAQPGSSADATTPDAKASTTPTAAVKSAGTSPSPARTPAGDGEESQDDGVLGGVLGDLF; this is encoded by the coding sequence GTGAAGTTCCCTTTTCTGGATCGCCGGAGCGCCGAGCGCTTCGCGGAACAGGTCGACGATCCCGGTGGCGCCGGTCGGCACCACACCCGTGGGCACGCCGATGACGAGCTGATCGAACTGGTGGCGCTCAGCCACCGTCTGGCCGCCACCCGGCCGGCCGGCCAGGTCGACGCCGAGTTCCGCGTCGGTCTGCGCGCCATGCTGGTCGCCACCGCCGAGCGGGACGGCATCGGCCGGACCGCCGTCGAGGCGGACCCCGAGCCGATCGCCGAGCTGCCGGAACGCGGAGGCCGGGCGATCTTCGGCCGGCGGATCCGCACCCGCGGCGCGATCGTGCTCGGCGTGGCCGCCGGGGCGATGGCCGTCTCCGGGATCTCCGCGGCGAGCGAGAGCGCGTCGCCGGGCGACGCCCTGTACAGCGTGAAGCGCTCCACCGAGCGGGCCCAGCTGGCCATCGCCGGCTCGGACGCCAGCCGCGGGCAGCTGTCGCTGGACTTCGCGCGCAACCGGCTGACCGAGGCCACCACGATGAGTGGCGACGCCGCGGCCTTCCGGGACGTGCTGGACGACATGGACGCGGACACCCGCAAGGGGGTCCGGCTGATCACCACGTCCGCGGTGTCCCGCACCGACGCCAAGCAGCTGACCACGCTGGACACGTTCGTCGCCGATCAGCGTTCGACCTTCGAGCCGACATTGCGGGGTCTGTCCACACCGAACCGCGAGCGCGCGCTGACGTCGCTGGGCCTGCTGTCCGAGGTGGCGCAGCGCACCGAGCAGCTGCGTACCGGGCTGGACTGCGAGAAGGTCGTGACGGCCGGCTCCGACGACCTGGGCCCGAAGCTGCGCGGCTGCGGAGACGGTGCGGGGCCCGCCGACAAGACGCCGCCGACCGGCACGCACTCCGGCGGTGACAAGTCGTCGAAGCAGAGCGGCCAGAACGGCACCCAGGGCAAGCCGGCCCGGACCGGCTCGGCCGCTCAGCCGGGCAGCTCCGCGGACGCCACGACGCCGGACGCCAAGGCCTCCACGACCCCCACCGCGGCGGTGAAGTCGGCGGGAACCAGCCCGTCACCGGCGCGGACGCCTGCCGGTGACGGCGAGGAGTCGCAGGACGACGGGGTCCTCGGCGGGGTACTGGGCGATCTGTTCTAG
- a CDS encoding ECF subfamily RNA polymerase sigma factor, BldN family, whose protein sequence is MTDVYAGDPYHHDGLSSRRALSEGLNAIRESVDGMITNAIRGDGPRRTGNRRPLNNSPSVPAPGANGKFGGNRLGARPPAQPTAGQRSNLPEGEAIGGDHTVVLPTQSKTGPPTETQPPKARPDRGDPAAEVWALVERAQAGESEAFGLIYDRYVDTVFRFVYFRVGNRQLAEDLTSDTFLRALKRIGSFTWQGRDLGAWLVTIARNLVADHFKSGRYRLEVTTGDVLDADREDRGPEGSPESAVVDHITNVALLTAVKQLNPEQQECIVLRFLQGFSVAETAQTMGKNEGAIKALQYRAVRALNRLLPEGFQS, encoded by the coding sequence GTGACCGATGTGTACGCCGGGGACCCGTACCACCACGACGGCCTCTCCTCCAGACGAGCGCTCTCCGAGGGCCTGAACGCGATCCGGGAGTCAGTGGACGGAATGATCACCAACGCGATCCGCGGTGACGGGCCGAGGCGCACCGGCAACCGCCGTCCGCTGAACAACTCGCCGTCCGTGCCGGCGCCCGGCGCCAACGGCAAGTTCGGCGGGAACCGGCTCGGTGCCCGGCCGCCCGCCCAGCCGACCGCCGGGCAGCGCTCGAACCTCCCCGAGGGAGAGGCGATCGGCGGCGACCACACGGTGGTGCTGCCCACCCAGAGCAAGACCGGCCCGCCCACCGAGACCCAGCCGCCCAAGGCCCGCCCGGACCGGGGCGACCCGGCCGCCGAGGTGTGGGCGCTGGTCGAGCGGGCCCAGGCCGGCGAGTCCGAGGCGTTCGGCCTGATCTACGACAGGTACGTGGACACCGTCTTCCGGTTCGTCTACTTCCGGGTCGGCAACCGGCAGCTGGCCGAGGACCTCACGTCGGACACCTTCCTGCGTGCCCTCAAGCGGATCGGCAGCTTCACCTGGCAGGGCCGCGACCTGGGCGCCTGGCTGGTCACCATCGCCCGGAACCTGGTCGCCGACCACTTCAAGTCGGGCCGTTACCGGCTCGAGGTGACCACCGGCGACGTGCTGGACGCCGACCGCGAGGACCGGGGCCCGGAGGGCAGCCCGGAGTCCGCGGTGGTCGACCACATCACCAACGTCGCCCTGCTCACCGCGGTCAAGCAGCTCAACCCGGAGCAGCAGGAGTGCATCGTGCTGCGGTTCCTGCAGGGATTCTCGGTGGCCGAGACCGCGCAGACCATGGGCAAGAACGAGGGTGCCATCAAGGCCTTGCAGTACCGCGCCGTCCGCGCCCTCAACCGGCTGCTGCCGGAAGGATTCCAGTCTTGA
- a CDS encoding lysophospholipid acyltransferase family protein: MSQDEFRDMLPGHADFRLPEPAPPRKLNGRRPIPEKPDEQVAKLESSAASAGPDTIDVWDQRIAGGLAFLRRRLAGAYEVDEFGFDPELTDAVFHPMLRVLYRDWFRTEVFGVENVPADGPGLVVGNHSGTLALDALMLTVALRENHPRRRALRLLGADLVFRMPGLSELARAAGATVACNPDAERLMHNDQLVGVFPEGFKGIGKRFSERYKLQRFGRGGFVSAALRTGTPIVPVAIVGAEEIYPILADLKPLARLLGVPYFPVTPTFPWLGPLGLVPLPSKWLIEFCPPIPTAHLTEYADDPLVVYNLADQVRETIQATLHELLQKRPDPFAR, encoded by the coding sequence GTGAGTCAGGACGAATTCCGCGACATGCTTCCCGGGCACGCCGACTTCCGGCTGCCCGAGCCGGCCCCGCCGAGAAAGCTGAACGGCCGCCGCCCGATCCCGGAGAAACCGGATGAGCAGGTGGCCAAATTGGAGTCGTCGGCGGCCTCGGCCGGCCCGGACACCATCGACGTCTGGGACCAGCGGATCGCCGGCGGCCTGGCCTTCTTGCGCCGGCGCCTGGCCGGGGCGTACGAGGTGGACGAGTTCGGCTTCGACCCCGAGCTGACCGACGCGGTGTTCCACCCGATGCTGCGGGTGCTCTACCGCGACTGGTTCCGCACCGAGGTGTTCGGTGTCGAGAACGTGCCGGCCGACGGTCCCGGCCTGGTGGTCGGCAACCACTCCGGCACGCTGGCCCTGGACGCGCTGATGCTCACCGTGGCACTGCGCGAGAACCATCCGCGCCGGCGGGCCCTGCGGCTGCTCGGCGCCGACCTGGTCTTCCGGATGCCGGGCCTGAGCGAGCTGGCCCGGGCGGCCGGCGCCACCGTCGCCTGCAACCCGGACGCCGAGCGCCTGATGCACAACGATCAGCTGGTCGGCGTCTTCCCGGAGGGCTTCAAGGGCATCGGCAAACGCTTCTCCGAGCGGTACAAACTGCAGCGGTTCGGGCGCGGCGGGTTCGTCTCGGCGGCCCTGCGCACCGGCACCCCGATCGTCCCGGTCGCCATCGTCGGCGCCGAGGAGATCTATCCGATCCTGGCCGACCTGAAACCGCTGGCCCGGCTGCTCGGCGTGCCCTACTTCCCGGTCACCCCGACGTTCCCGTGGCTGGGCCCGCTGGGCCTGGTCCCGCTGCCGAGCAAGTGGCTGATCGAGTTCTGCCCGCCGATCCCGACCGCGCACCTCACCGAGTACGCGGACGACCCGCTGGTCGTCTACAACCTGGCCGATCAGGTCCGGGAGACGATTCAGGCGACTCTGCACGAGCTGCTGCAGAAACGGCCGGATCCGTTCGCTCGGTGA
- a CDS encoding 30S ribosomal protein bS22, translating to MGSVVKKRRKRMAKKKHRKLLRKTRVQRRRLGK from the coding sequence ATGGGCTCCGTGGTCAAGAAGCGCCGCAAGCGTATGGCGAAGAAGAAGCACCGCAAGCTGCTGCGCAAGACCCGCGTCCAGCGTCGCCGTTTGGGCAAGTGA
- a CDS encoding class I adenylate-forming enzyme family protein, whose protein sequence is MTFVPDSGVVEEPAPDPVAQAAARRPEAVALIAGDTVLTWADLDAKVTAAAHFLAARTAPGDRVGSVLGNTVDFVVTWFGTLRAGRVAVPINPAYTADEAGYAITDARCALIVIGHEDELRLGLGASCVRPEFDPAGPVDLPRVAANDLAVLLYTSGTSGRPKAAMLTHAALAANHEQLDRIEPAVVGPDDVVLLCVPFFHAYGLNTGLGSVVHHAATGVLAERFDPAATLELIAARGVTVVVGVPGMYQAWARQAGAGEALRGVRTAVCGAAPLDRATAARFRATTGKTILIGYGLTECAPVLTTTAVSHPEKTGSIGRPLPGVELSLRTGNGVELWRDGTASPEEDLAELDLAVAVSAGTDPGEIVVRGPNLFAGYWPDAAGGPDADGWWATGDIAYADGDGDLVLVDRIGELILVNGFNVYPAEIERVLDAHPRVVESAVVGRPDPEAGQRPHAYVVVAGDPPPSVTELQVHCAARLARFKLPTIELVGSLPRSVSGKIRKRELS, encoded by the coding sequence GTGACGTTTGTGCCAGACTCGGGCGTCGTGGAGGAACCCGCCCCTGATCCGGTCGCGCAGGCCGCTGCCCGCCGACCGGAGGCCGTCGCTCTGATCGCCGGCGACACCGTCCTGACCTGGGCGGATCTGGATGCCAAGGTCACCGCGGCGGCGCATTTCCTGGCCGCCCGGACGGCGCCCGGAGATCGCGTCGGATCCGTGCTCGGCAATACCGTGGACTTCGTGGTGACCTGGTTCGGCACCCTGCGGGCCGGCCGGGTCGCGGTGCCGATCAATCCGGCCTACACCGCGGACGAGGCCGGCTACGCGATCACCGACGCACGGTGCGCGCTGATCGTCATCGGACACGAGGACGAGTTACGGCTCGGACTGGGCGCGTCGTGCGTTCGTCCGGAATTTGATCCGGCCGGGCCCGTGGACCTTCCGCGAGTCGCGGCGAACGATCTCGCCGTGCTGCTCTACACGTCCGGCACGAGCGGGCGGCCGAAGGCTGCCATGCTGACCCACGCCGCGCTCGCGGCGAACCACGAGCAGCTGGACCGGATCGAGCCGGCCGTGGTCGGGCCGGACGACGTGGTGCTGCTCTGCGTGCCGTTCTTCCACGCGTACGGGCTGAACACCGGGCTGGGCAGCGTGGTGCACCACGCGGCGACCGGGGTGCTGGCCGAGCGGTTCGACCCGGCGGCCACGCTGGAGCTGATCGCGGCGCGCGGGGTGACGGTGGTGGTCGGCGTCCCCGGGATGTACCAGGCGTGGGCCCGGCAGGCAGGCGCCGGCGAGGCGTTGCGCGGGGTCCGGACCGCGGTGTGCGGCGCGGCGCCGCTGGACCGGGCGACCGCGGCGCGGTTCCGGGCCACCACCGGCAAGACCATTCTGATCGGGTACGGGCTGACCGAGTGTGCCCCGGTGCTCACCACCACCGCCGTCAGTCACCCGGAGAAGACCGGCTCGATCGGGCGGCCGTTGCCCGGCGTGGAACTCTCCCTGCGTACCGGAAACGGTGTTGAATTGTGGCGGGACGGGACCGCCTCCCCGGAGGAGGACCTGGCCGAGCTGGATCTCGCGGTGGCCGTGTCGGCCGGTACCGATCCGGGGGAGATCGTGGTGCGCGGCCCCAACCTGTTCGCCGGTTACTGGCCGGACGCCGCCGGCGGACCGGACGCGGACGGGTGGTGGGCGACCGGGGACATCGCCTACGCGGACGGCGACGGCGACCTGGTGCTGGTCGACCGGATCGGCGAGCTGATCCTGGTGAACGGGTTCAACGTCTACCCCGCGGAGATCGAACGGGTGCTGGACGCGCATCCGCGGGTGGTCGAGTCGGCGGTGGTCGGCCGGCCGGACCCGGAGGCCGGGCAGCGGCCGCACGCCTACGTGGTGGTGGCCGGCGACCCGCCGCCGTCGGTGACCGAGTTGCAGGTGCACTGCGCCGCGCGGCTGGCCCGGTTCAAGCTGCCGACCATCGAGCTGGTCGGTTCGCTGCCGCGGTCGGTGAGCGGCAAGATCCGGAAGAGGGAACTGTCTTGA
- a CDS encoding HAD family hydrolase, which yields MTAKHLVWDWNGTLLDDLHLVVSSTNEAFATAGGRAVGADEHRRLFRRPVAEFYAEMLGRAVDEEEFGRLDRIFHDAYRLGLTDITLAHDAMTAIKTWPGTQSLLSMWFHSELVPAVETYGLAGVFTRIDGLRTEVGGDLKAAHLARHLDGLGVAGGDAVLIGDSLDDAAAADSVGAASVLYTGGFTHPARLRESGRPVADSLVEAVKMAMSL from the coding sequence GTGACAGCAAAGCACCTGGTCTGGGACTGGAACGGAACCCTTCTCGACGATCTTCACCTGGTGGTGTCGTCGACCAACGAGGCCTTCGCCACCGCCGGCGGCCGGGCCGTCGGCGCTGACGAGCACCGGCGGCTGTTCCGGCGGCCGGTCGCCGAGTTCTACGCCGAGATGCTCGGCCGGGCGGTGGACGAGGAGGAGTTCGGCCGGCTCGACCGGATCTTCCACGACGCGTACCGGCTGGGCCTGACCGACATCACCCTGGCGCACGACGCGATGACCGCGATCAAGACCTGGCCGGGTACCCAGTCGCTGCTCTCCATGTGGTTCCACAGCGAGCTGGTGCCGGCCGTGGAGACGTACGGGCTGGCCGGGGTGTTCACCCGGATCGACGGGTTGCGTACCGAGGTGGGCGGGGACCTGAAGGCCGCGCATCTGGCTCGGCACTTGGACGGTCTCGGGGTGGCCGGCGGCGACGCGGTGCTGATCGGCGACTCGCTGGACGACGCGGCCGCCGCCGACTCGGTGGGCGCCGCCTCGGTGTTGTACACCGGCGGGTTCACCCACCCGGCACGGCTGCGTGAATCGGGCCGTCCGGTCGCCGATTCGCTCGTCGAAGCGGTAAAGATGGCCATGTCGCTCTGA